In Paraburkholderia terrae, a genomic segment contains:
- a CDS encoding xanthine dehydrogenase family protein molybdopterin-binding subunit: protein MIGKPIPRVEDQRFVTGNGQYTDDIRVDGQLHAAFLRSPHAHAVLRSVDISAAQEAPGVIAVLVGQDYLDDGFQGVDHVPNPVDAVDATKKAFLTSLTGSIFNQFHIPLPVDRVRYVGEAIAMVIAETPLQARNASELIEVDYDVLDAVINGADAMQPDAPQLWDGAPGNLCFQTQIGDREAVRKILAEADHVVRREFHHSRLVNCQMEPRSAIGMHDADNDVYTLISGSQGAVRQQLVLAAALKVPPARMRVVCPDTGGGFGPRSFVYVEQLAVVWAARRIGRPVKWTSDRSEAFLSDYQGRDAIIRSAIGFSKDGRILAIDNEWIGNVGAHTVSYVPMSNGTRIMTTVYDVPVAAVHVSAVMTNTVPTAPYRGAGRPEATHVIERMLDLAAAELGIERAEIRRRNLVTHDKLPYRSPMGLTYDSGEFERNMARALTLAQWDSFEERRAQSRANGRLRGIGLANYIESPVGAPRERIELTVRADGSVDIVSGTQSTGQGHETTFAQVIAHQLGVPMEAVKLRTGDTAFVSVGGGSHSDRTMRLGGMLLVDTAQQIIATGKQVAAALFGVDASGVEFANASFTASASGKRISLAEVAHQVSKDGVPGDPSMKKLYAHAEVNTRVPAHPTGAAICELEVDPDTGMVELVNYTSVDDVGQPINPLIVEGQVHGGLAQGIGQALSEGFYVDRDTGQVLTGSYMDYGMPRAGVIPPLNVELTEDPTHGNPLRVKGGGESGITPATATIFNALADALREYGNDELAMPATPKVVWEYIHRAQGGAHVH, encoded by the coding sequence ATGATCGGCAAACCGATACCTCGCGTCGAAGACCAGCGCTTCGTGACGGGCAACGGCCAGTACACCGACGACATTCGCGTCGATGGCCAGTTGCATGCGGCCTTTCTGCGCTCGCCTCATGCGCATGCAGTATTGCGTTCTGTCGATATCAGCGCCGCGCAGGAAGCGCCCGGCGTGATCGCCGTGCTGGTCGGCCAGGACTATCTCGACGACGGCTTTCAGGGCGTCGATCATGTGCCGAATCCCGTCGATGCCGTCGACGCCACGAAGAAAGCCTTCCTCACGTCGCTGACGGGCTCGATCTTCAATCAGTTTCATATCCCGCTGCCCGTGGACCGCGTGCGCTATGTCGGCGAGGCGATTGCGATGGTGATCGCCGAAACGCCGCTGCAGGCGCGCAATGCGTCGGAACTGATCGAAGTCGATTACGACGTGCTCGATGCTGTCATCAACGGCGCCGACGCGATGCAGCCCGACGCGCCACAACTGTGGGACGGCGCGCCCGGCAACCTGTGCTTTCAGACGCAGATCGGCGACCGCGAAGCCGTGCGCAAGATTCTCGCGGAAGCTGATCACGTCGTCCGTCGGGAGTTTCATCACAGCCGGCTCGTCAATTGCCAGATGGAGCCGCGCAGCGCGATCGGCATGCACGACGCAGACAACGACGTCTACACGCTGATCTCCGGCAGCCAGGGCGCGGTGCGCCAGCAACTAGTGCTCGCTGCCGCGCTGAAGGTGCCGCCTGCGCGGATGCGCGTCGTCTGCCCCGATACGGGCGGCGGCTTCGGGCCGCGCTCGTTCGTCTACGTCGAGCAACTGGCTGTGGTGTGGGCGGCGCGCCGCATCGGAAGACCGGTGAAATGGACGAGCGACCGCAGCGAAGCATTCCTGTCCGACTATCAGGGGCGCGACGCGATCATCCGCTCCGCAATCGGTTTTTCGAAAGACGGCCGCATTCTCGCCATCGACAACGAATGGATCGGCAACGTCGGCGCGCATACGGTGTCCTACGTGCCGATGTCGAACGGCACGCGCATCATGACGACCGTCTACGACGTGCCCGTAGCCGCCGTACACGTCAGTGCCGTCATGACCAACACGGTGCCGACTGCACCCTATCGCGGCGCGGGCCGGCCCGAAGCGACGCATGTGATCGAACGCATGCTCGATCTTGCTGCCGCCGAACTCGGCATAGAGCGCGCGGAAATTCGCCGGCGTAATCTCGTCACGCATGACAAGCTGCCGTACCGCAGCCCGATGGGCCTCACGTACGACAGCGGCGAATTCGAGCGCAACATGGCGCGCGCATTGACGCTCGCGCAGTGGGACAGCTTCGAGGAGCGCCGCGCGCAATCGCGCGCGAATGGCCGCTTGCGCGGCATCGGGCTTGCGAACTACATCGAGTCGCCCGTCGGCGCACCGCGCGAGCGTATCGAGTTGACGGTGCGCGCGGACGGCAGCGTCGATATCGTGTCGGGCACGCAGTCGACGGGCCAGGGCCACGAAACGACGTTCGCGCAGGTCATCGCGCATCAACTCGGCGTGCCGATGGAAGCCGTGAAGCTGCGCACGGGCGACACGGCCTTCGTGAGCGTCGGTGGCGGCAGCCACTCGGACCGCACGATGCGCCTCGGCGGCATGCTGCTCGTCGACACGGCGCAGCAGATCATCGCGACGGGTAAGCAGGTCGCCGCCGCGCTGTTCGGCGTGGACGCGTCCGGCGTCGAATTCGCGAATGCGTCGTTCACGGCGTCCGCTTCGGGCAAGCGGATCAGTCTCGCAGAAGTCGCGCATCAGGTTTCGAAGGACGGCGTGCCCGGCGACCCGTCGATGAAAAAGCTCTACGCGCACGCCGAAGTCAACACGCGTGTTCCCGCGCATCCGACGGGCGCCGCGATCTGCGAACTCGAAGTGGACCCCGATACGGGCATGGTGGAACTCGTGAACTACACGTCCGTCGACGACGTGGGGCAGCCGATCAATCCGCTGATCGTCGAAGGCCAGGTGCATGGCGGGCTCGCGCAGGGCATCGGCCAGGCGCTCTCGGAAGGCTTCTACGTGGATCGCGATACGGGACAGGTGCTGACGGGTTCGTACATGGATTACGGCATGCCGCGCGCCGGCGTGATTCCGCCACTCAATGTGGAACTGACGGAAGACCCGACGCATGGCAATCCGCTGCGCGTGAAAGGCGGCGGCGAAAGCGGCATCACGCCCGCCACAGCGACGATTTTCAACGCGCTGGCCGACGCGCTGCGCGAGTACGGCAACGACGAACTCGCGATGCCCGCCACGCCAAAAGTAGTCTGGGAATACATTCATCGCGCTCAAGGAGGCGCACATGTCCACTGA
- a CDS encoding (2Fe-2S)-binding protein, protein MVEVQLQVNGTDVSHDVPDNTLLVEFLREHVRLTGTHVGCDTSQCGACTVHLDGNAVKSCTVLAAQASGGQVVTVEGLSAQCGGKLHPVQNAFVQCHGLQCGFCTPGMIMASAFYLRKEPALDVASISHALEGNICRCTGYVNIIEAVRHAAREMYPEAPFAKTEEHAS, encoded by the coding sequence ATGGTTGAAGTCCAACTCCAGGTGAACGGCACGGACGTCTCGCACGACGTGCCCGACAACACGCTGCTCGTCGAATTTCTGCGCGAGCATGTGCGGCTGACGGGCACGCATGTCGGTTGCGATACGAGCCAATGCGGCGCGTGTACCGTTCATCTCGACGGCAACGCCGTCAAATCCTGCACCGTGCTCGCCGCTCAGGCGAGCGGCGGACAGGTCGTGACCGTCGAAGGTCTGAGCGCGCAATGCGGCGGCAAGCTGCACCCTGTGCAGAACGCGTTCGTGCAGTGCCACGGCCTGCAGTGCGGCTTCTGCACGCCCGGCATGATCATGGCCAGCGCGTTCTATCTGCGCAAGGAACCGGCGCTCGACGTGGCGAGCATCAGTCACGCGCTGGAAGGCAACATCTGCCGATGCACGGGTTACGTGAACATCATCGAAGCGGTGCGTCACGCAGCACGCGAGATGTACCCCGAGGCGCCATTCGCGAAGACGGAGGAACACGCGTCATGA
- a CDS encoding SRPBCC family protein, translating into MEFTGSQTIAASREQVWQGLNDATVLQECIPGCEAFTAESEDEYKAVVVASVGPVKARFKGTLELSERDAPNGYRIVGQGEGGIAGFGKMTATVTLADAEDGTLLTYVAEAQVGGKLAQIGSRLVTSVANKLAAEFFKRFNATLSAANEPAAE; encoded by the coding sequence ATGGAATTCACCGGATCGCAAACCATCGCGGCATCGCGCGAACAGGTATGGCAAGGACTCAACGACGCGACCGTGCTGCAGGAATGCATTCCCGGCTGCGAAGCATTCACGGCGGAAAGCGAAGACGAGTACAAGGCCGTCGTGGTCGCCTCCGTCGGGCCCGTGAAAGCGCGCTTCAAGGGCACGCTCGAACTGTCCGAACGCGACGCACCGAATGGCTACCGGATTGTCGGCCAGGGCGAAGGCGGCATCGCGGGCTTCGGCAAGATGACGGCGACCGTCACGCTCGCCGATGCCGAAGACGGCACGCTGCTCACCTACGTGGCCGAAGCGCAGGTTGGCGGCAAGCTCGCGCAGATCGGCTCGCGGCTCGTCACGTCGGTGGCGAACAAGCTGGCCGCCGAGTTCTTCAAGCGCTTCAACGCGACGCTCAGCGCAGCGAACGAACCCGCCGCCGAATGA
- a CDS encoding FAD binding domain-containing protein yields the protein MYETTYLRAASLAEAVAWLREHDEARPLSGGMTLIPTLKQRLAAPSHLIDLTRIGELRGIEVRGDTLHVGALMKHAEVAASDVVREAIPALAHLASVIADPQVRNRGTMGGSVANNDPAADYPSAVLALNAHVITSSQRRIPADDYFIDTFETALEADELVTAIEFAIPRRAAYAKYRHPASGYAVTGVFIAQYDDAVRVAVTGAGASVFRWFDAEAALQQDLSEAALASLWMDRDTLPDDANASASYRAHLIETYTRRALQALLAS from the coding sequence ATGTACGAAACGACTTATCTGCGCGCAGCGTCGCTTGCCGAAGCGGTCGCCTGGTTGCGCGAGCATGACGAAGCGCGGCCATTGTCGGGCGGCATGACGCTGATCCCGACACTCAAGCAACGCCTCGCGGCGCCGTCGCATTTGATCGACCTCACGCGAATCGGCGAACTGCGTGGCATCGAAGTTCGCGGCGACACGCTGCACGTCGGCGCGCTGATGAAGCATGCGGAAGTTGCCGCATCCGATGTCGTGCGCGAGGCGATTCCCGCGCTCGCACATCTGGCCAGCGTGATCGCCGATCCGCAGGTGCGCAACCGCGGCACGATGGGCGGATCGGTCGCGAACAACGATCCGGCAGCGGACTATCCGTCCGCCGTGCTGGCACTGAACGCGCACGTCATCACCTCGTCGCAGCGGCGCATTCCCGCCGACGACTATTTCATCGACACATTCGAAACCGCGCTCGAAGCCGACGAACTCGTCACCGCGATCGAGTTCGCCATTCCGCGCCGCGCCGCCTATGCGAAGTACCGGCATCCCGCGTCGGGTTATGCGGTGACGGGCGTGTTCATCGCACAGTACGACGATGCCGTGCGTGTGGCCGTGACGGGCGCGGGCGCGTCGGTGTTCCGCTGGTTCGATGCGGAGGCCGCGTTGCAGCAGGACTTGTCGGAAGCCGCGCTCGCATCGCTGTGGATGGACCGCGATACGCTGCCCGACGACGCCAACGCGTCGGCTTCATACCGAGCGCATCTGATCGAAACCTATACCCGCCGCGCGTTGCAAGCGCTGCTCGCGTCGTAA
- a CDS encoding alpha/beta fold hydrolase, producing MTTLNGFQQFGHGPHKVIALNGWFGSSADWHALTPALDPERFSYAFFDYRGYGLSRDIDGAFTFDEVARDVLALADHLDWQRFSLIGHSMGGMAMQRVLLAAPERLVKMAGVSAVPACGSRMNETRVAMFSACIDDVTKRAGIIHFSTGSRLASPWSAHLAQLSLRDSRREAFAGYLPQWATGDFAAQVDGNRTPVKLFVGEHDPTITADLMTRTWLAWYPNATLETLRNAGHYAMYEVPVALATALENWLSEP from the coding sequence ATGACGACGCTCAACGGCTTCCAGCAGTTCGGACACGGTCCGCACAAGGTGATCGCGCTGAACGGCTGGTTCGGCAGCTCGGCCGACTGGCATGCGCTCACGCCCGCACTCGATCCCGAACGCTTCTCCTATGCGTTCTTCGACTATCGCGGCTACGGGCTTTCACGTGATATCGACGGCGCGTTCACGTTCGACGAAGTCGCGCGCGACGTGCTCGCGCTCGCGGATCATCTCGACTGGCAGCGCTTCAGCCTGATCGGCCATTCGATGGGCGGCATGGCGATGCAACGTGTACTGCTCGCCGCGCCCGAACGGCTCGTCAAAATGGCGGGCGTGTCTGCCGTGCCTGCGTGCGGCTCGCGCATGAACGAAACGCGCGTCGCGATGTTTTCCGCCTGCATCGACGACGTGACGAAACGCGCAGGCATTATTCACTTTTCGACGGGCAGCCGGCTCGCCTCGCCATGGAGCGCGCATCTCGCGCAATTGTCACTTCGCGACTCGCGGCGCGAAGCGTTCGCGGGCTATCTGCCGCAATGGGCCACAGGCGACTTCGCGGCGCAGGTCGACGGCAATCGGACGCCCGTGAAGCTCTTCGTCGGCGAGCACGATCCGACTATCACGGCAGACCTGATGACGCGCACGTGGCTCGCGTGGTATCCGAACGCCACGCTGGAAACGCTGCGCAACGCGGGACATTACGCGATGTACGAAGTGCCCGTTGCACTGGCCACTGCGTTGGAGAACTGGCTCTCGGAGCCATAA
- the fahA gene encoding fumarylacetoacetase, giving the protein MSALNITHDPARRSWIESANAGDTDFPIQNLPFGAFVRGGETRTGVAIGDRVVDLRALHDLALLDGDAAIACASACDSTLNALMALDARHVSALRAALSDLLKHDAPARSRLASSIDAVLPRVADVELTLPCAIGDYTDFLTSLHHTERHGRYKGLADPLPVAFKSLPIAYHGRASSLRVSGGEVRRPYGQFRDADGNVRFGPAPMLDFELELAAVIGRGNALTRPISIDDARNHVFGYCLLNDWSAKSIQWFEQVLGPFLGKSFHSSVSPWLVTEEALAPFRKAAPSRAAADPVILPHLRGPHDQQSGGLNLDLYAHLSTAAMRSDRMSAMQITHTHPDNLYWTFAQMIAHHTSNGCNLRTGDLLGSGTISGASDASRACLTELSEAGKKPLALPNGESRIALEDGDEIVLSARASAPGAVSIGFGECRGRIAAALPYPQAEEH; this is encoded by the coding sequence ATGAGTGCCCTTAACATCACGCACGATCCGGCGCGGCGAAGCTGGATCGAATCGGCGAATGCCGGCGACACGGATTTCCCCATACAGAATCTGCCGTTCGGCGCGTTCGTGCGCGGCGGCGAAACGCGCACGGGCGTGGCGATTGGCGACCGCGTCGTCGATCTGCGCGCGCTGCACGATCTGGCCCTGCTCGATGGCGATGCGGCGATCGCCTGCGCGTCGGCCTGTGACAGCACGCTGAATGCGCTGATGGCACTCGACGCGCGCCATGTGAGCGCGCTGCGCGCCGCGCTGTCGGATCTGCTGAAACACGATGCGCCCGCGCGCTCGCGCCTCGCTTCGTCGATCGACGCCGTGCTGCCGCGCGTGGCTGACGTCGAATTGACACTGCCGTGCGCGATCGGCGATTACACGGATTTTCTGACCTCACTGCACCACACGGAGCGCCACGGGCGCTACAAAGGTCTCGCTGACCCGCTGCCCGTTGCTTTCAAGTCGCTTCCGATTGCCTATCATGGCCGCGCTTCGTCGTTGCGCGTGAGCGGCGGCGAGGTCCGGCGTCCATACGGCCAGTTCCGCGACGCCGACGGCAACGTGCGTTTCGGCCCTGCGCCGATGCTCGATTTCGAACTGGAACTCGCGGCCGTGATTGGTCGTGGCAATGCATTGACGCGCCCCATTTCGATCGACGACGCGCGCAACCACGTCTTCGGCTACTGCCTGCTCAACGACTGGTCTGCCAAAAGCATTCAGTGGTTCGAACAGGTACTGGGTCCTTTCCTCGGTAAAAGCTTCCATTCCAGCGTATCGCCGTGGCTTGTCACGGAAGAGGCGCTCGCACCGTTCCGCAAAGCTGCGCCTTCGCGCGCGGCGGCCGATCCCGTGATCCTGCCGCATCTTCGCGGCCCGCACGATCAGCAAAGCGGTGGCCTGAATCTGGACCTGTACGCGCATCTGTCCACCGCCGCGATGCGCAGCGATCGCATGTCCGCCATGCAGATCACGCACACGCATCCCGACAATCTGTACTGGACCTTTGCGCAGATGATCGCGCATCACACGAGCAACGGCTGCAATCTGCGCACGGGCGATCTGCTCGGCAGCGGCACGATTTCCGGTGCCAGCGACGCATCGCGCGCGTGCCTGACGGAGCTCAGCGAAGCGGGCAAGAAGCCGCTCGCGCTGCCGAACGGCGAATCGCGCATCGCCCTCGAAGACGGTGACGAGATCGTGTTGAGCGCGCGCGCCAGCGCGCCGGGTGCCGTGTCGATCGGCTTCGGCGAATGCCGCGGGCGTATCGCTGCCGCGCTGCCGTATCCACAAGCCGAGGAGCACTGA
- a CDS encoding VOC family protein: protein MSNSRPAPVLGLHHFAWRCRDAEETRHFYEDILGLQLVHVIRLDRVPSTGEYCPYVHVFFEMADGSNIAFFDLGDATAALPSPNTPSWVNHIALRLETLEQLEAMKARLIEHGIDVLGVTDHHFVRSIYFFDPNGLRVELTVPVAPVEELAGYKMRARPALDAWTAEKEKAVSETRPA from the coding sequence GTGTCCAACTCCCGCCCGGCGCCCGTGCTCGGCCTGCATCATTTTGCGTGGCGCTGCCGCGACGCCGAAGAAACGCGCCACTTCTACGAAGACATTCTCGGCCTGCAGCTCGTGCATGTGATCCGCCTCGACCGCGTGCCGAGCACGGGCGAGTATTGCCCGTACGTACACGTGTTCTTCGAAATGGCCGACGGATCGAACATCGCGTTCTTCGATCTCGGCGATGCGACGGCTGCCTTGCCTTCGCCGAACACGCCGTCGTGGGTCAATCACATCGCGCTGCGTCTCGAAACGCTCGAACAACTCGAAGCGATGAAAGCGCGCCTGATCGAACACGGCATCGACGTGCTCGGCGTCACCGATCATCATTTCGTGCGCTCCATTTATTTCTTCGATCCGAACGGACTGCGGGTTGAGCTGACCGTCCCGGTTGCGCCCGTCGAAGAGCTGGCAGGCTATAAAATGCGAGCTCGGCCGGCGCTCGACGCCTGGACCGCTGAAAAAGAAAAAGCCGTATCGGAGACACGCCCCGCATGA
- a CDS encoding FAD-dependent monooxygenase, whose protein sequence is MKIVIAGAGIGGLTAAAALLKKGFDVTVFEQAQALKEIGAGVQLSPNATRVLFRLGVGDALEGLACEPLGKRVRLWNTGQTWRLFDLGAESRETYGFPYFTLHRADLHEKLADVVRALKPDAIRLNHKVEGFSQQNGKVVVQAVSGETCEGDLLIGADGVHSRVRRALFGPDEPVFSGVMAWRGVIDASKLPEHLRESYGANWVGPGAHVIHYPLRGSKLINFVGAIEKSGWQVESWSERGTLEECLADFDGWHEDVRTLISAIDIPYKWALMVREPMARWSHGHATLLGDACHPTLPFLAQGAGMAIEDGYLLARCLERYVDDVPLALQRYEALRLDRTARVVRGSAANATRFHNPQLAHAEGAAAYVDREWSEERVKERYNWLFEYDVDSVEV, encoded by the coding sequence ATGAAGATAGTTATTGCAGGCGCCGGTATCGGCGGATTGACGGCTGCGGCCGCGCTATTGAAAAAAGGTTTCGATGTCACGGTGTTCGAACAGGCGCAGGCGCTCAAGGAAATCGGCGCGGGCGTACAGCTGAGTCCGAATGCGACGCGCGTGCTGTTCCGGCTGGGCGTCGGCGATGCGCTCGAAGGTCTTGCATGCGAGCCGCTCGGCAAGCGCGTGCGGCTCTGGAACACCGGCCAGACCTGGCGCCTCTTCGACCTCGGCGCGGAATCCCGCGAGACGTACGGCTTCCCCTATTTCACGCTGCATCGCGCCGACCTGCATGAAAAACTCGCCGACGTCGTGCGCGCGCTCAAGCCCGACGCGATCCGGCTCAATCACAAGGTGGAAGGGTTTTCGCAGCAGAACGGCAAGGTCGTCGTGCAGGCCGTCAGCGGCGAAACCTGCGAAGGCGATCTGCTGATCGGCGCGGACGGCGTGCATTCGCGCGTGCGTCGCGCGCTGTTCGGTCCCGACGAGCCGGTGTTTTCCGGCGTGATGGCGTGGCGCGGCGTGATCGACGCGTCGAAGCTTCCCGAACATTTGCGCGAGTCGTACGGCGCGAACTGGGTCGGGCCGGGCGCACACGTGATTCACTATCCGCTGCGCGGCAGCAAGCTGATCAACTTTGTCGGCGCAATCGAAAAGTCCGGCTGGCAGGTCGAATCGTGGTCCGAGCGCGGCACGCTCGAAGAATGCCTCGCCGATTTCGACGGCTGGCACGAAGACGTGCGCACGCTGATCTCGGCCATCGACATTCCGTACAAGTGGGCGCTGATGGTGCGCGAGCCGATGGCCCGCTGGAGCCACGGCCACGCAACGCTGCTCGGCGACGCCTGTCATCCGACCCTGCCGTTTCTCGCGCAAGGCGCGGGCATGGCGATCGAAGACGGCTACCTGCTCGCACGCTGCCTCGAACGTTATGTCGACGACGTGCCCCTCGCGCTGCAACGCTATGAAGCACTGCGGCTCGACCGCACGGCGCGCGTGGTGCGCGGCTCCGCGGCGAATGCGACGCGCTTTCACAATCCGCAGCTTGCGCACGCGGAAGGCGCAGCTGCCTATGTGGATCGCGAATGGAGCGAGGAGCGCGTGAAAGAACGCTACAACTGGCTGTTCGAATACGACGTCGATAGCGTTGAAGTCTGA
- a CDS encoding UbiX family flavin prenyltransferase — protein MDMRGMRPRRMVVGISGASGVIYGVRLLQLLRKLDIETHLVMSRSAQVTLAHESDYNVADIRAMASVCHSNTDIGASISSGSFPVMGMIVAPCSIKTLSEIATGMTAGLLSRAADVALKERRRLVLMVRETPLHLGHLRSMTAVTEAGAIVYPPVPAFYANPESLTDMVDHTLGRVLDLFGLDTATVQRWGM, from the coding sequence ATGGATATGAGAGGCATGCGGCCACGGCGCATGGTGGTCGGCATCAGTGGCGCGTCCGGCGTCATTTACGGTGTGCGGCTGCTGCAACTGCTGCGCAAGCTCGACATCGAAACGCACCTCGTAATGAGCCGCTCCGCACAGGTCACGCTCGCGCACGAGTCGGACTACAACGTCGCCGACATCCGCGCGATGGCGAGCGTCTGCCATTCGAACACCGACATCGGCGCGTCCATTTCGAGCGGCTCGTTTCCCGTGATGGGCATGATCGTCGCGCCCTGCTCCATCAAGACCTTGTCGGAGATCGCGACAGGTATGACGGCGGGCCTGCTGTCGCGCGCCGCCGACGTCGCGCTGAAGGAGCGCCGCCGCCTCGTGCTGATGGTGCGCGAAACGCCACTGCATCTCGGCCACCTGCGCAGCATGACGGCCGTGACGGAAGCGGGCGCGATCGTCTATCCGCCCGTGCCCGCCTTCTACGCGAACCCGGAATCGCTGACCGACATGGTCGACCACACGCTCGGCCGCGTGCTCGATCTGTTCGGACTCGACACCGCGACGGTCCAGCGCTGGGGTATGTGA
- a CDS encoding porin, which yields MKTTSLLVGGCAVALSCPAFAQSSVTLYGSIDVGVDFVTNSHGAHLYQESAGKRTPDRFGFLIKEDIGGGNTVFARLESGFLTNTGAQINPTSFFNRDAYVGISNDRFGSLSLGHIPDYVYEYVGGLNNSVPGISSFYTVGNLDGLANTRALDNSVKYETIDFRGFQAGVMNSFGNQTNFSDGRQYSIGARYQNGTVKLGAAYSMSHNRTADLFGTFGVTSVLGQTLKQGVQFNAERYSTIAVGGSVSVGDFIPHATFTDVKLEDPQGSVTERNYQVGVNIDLSGGKRFYVLGVSYNRSMFEGLTYNQYNLFLTHYLSKSTQVYGGVGLQRASGTGAKAEQFGYQPSSSSAQTVGRIGINHMF from the coding sequence TTGAAAACGACGAGTCTGCTGGTAGGCGGTTGTGCGGTCGCGCTGAGTTGCCCCGCGTTCGCGCAGTCATCGGTGACGCTGTACGGGAGCATCGACGTCGGCGTCGATTTCGTTACGAACTCGCACGGCGCGCATCTGTATCAGGAATCGGCGGGCAAGCGCACGCCGGATCGCTTCGGGTTTTTGATCAAGGAGGATATCGGCGGCGGCAACACGGTGTTCGCACGGCTCGAATCGGGCTTCCTGACCAACACGGGCGCGCAGATCAATCCGACGAGCTTCTTCAATCGCGATGCGTACGTGGGCATCTCGAACGACCGGTTCGGCTCGCTGAGCCTCGGCCACATTCCCGACTACGTATACGAATACGTGGGCGGACTGAACAACTCGGTGCCCGGCATCTCGTCGTTCTACACGGTCGGCAATCTGGACGGGCTCGCGAACACCCGCGCGCTCGACAACTCGGTGAAGTACGAGACGATCGATTTCCGCGGCTTTCAGGCGGGCGTGATGAACAGCTTCGGCAATCAGACCAACTTCAGCGACGGGCGTCAGTACAGCATCGGCGCGCGTTACCAGAACGGCACCGTGAAACTGGGCGCGGCGTATTCGATGTCGCACAACCGCACTGCCGACCTGTTCGGCACGTTCGGCGTGACGTCGGTGCTCGGCCAGACGCTGAAGCAGGGCGTGCAGTTCAACGCGGAACGGTACAGCACGATTGCCGTCGGCGGCTCGGTCTCGGTCGGCGATTTCATCCCGCACGCAACGTTTACCGACGTGAAGCTCGAAGATCCGCAGGGTTCGGTGACGGAGCGTAACTACCAGGTCGGCGTGAACATCGATCTGAGCGGCGGCAAGCGCTTCTACGTGCTGGGGGTCTCGTACAACCGCTCGATGTTCGAAGGGCTGACGTACAACCAGTACAACCTGTTTCTGACCCATTACCTGTCCAAGAGCACGCAGGTTTACGGTGGCGTCGGCTTGCAGCGCGCGTCGGGCACGGGCGCGAAGGCCGAGCAGTTCGGCTATCAGCCGTCGAGTTCGAGCGCGCAGACGGTTGGACGCATCGGTATCAATCACATGTTCTGA